One window from the genome of Thermus sediminis encodes:
- a CDS encoding DUF58 domain-containing protein yields the protein MTRYRIASRPYLPYPGERLARRKGLGGEFYELRPYAEGDEIRRVHWRAYAKTGRLYTRLETAPERARFRLFLDESESMRLHGKLPYAERVAAILLKIARQEDPRARLERGRPQDLRPGKGVLVLLTDGLDPLPWAQFLPKRVVLVQVLSSLELDPPLEEALLKDVETGEALPVGKEEILAYKKALAEYLKALRLLALLRGRYALLRVGEAPLPSLLRQGVLELL from the coding sequence ATGACCCGCTACCGCATCGCCTCCAGGCCCTACCTCCCCTACCCCGGGGAAAGGCTCGCCCGCAGGAAGGGCCTGGGAGGGGAGTTTTACGAGCTCAGGCCCTACGCAGAGGGGGACGAGATCCGCCGGGTCCACTGGCGGGCCTACGCCAAGACGGGGAGGCTCTACACCCGCCTAGAGACCGCCCCAGAGAGGGCCCGCTTTCGCCTCTTTCTGGACGAAAGCGAGAGCATGCGCCTCCACGGCAAACTCCCCTACGCGGAGCGGGTGGCGGCCATCCTCCTCAAGATCGCCCGGCAGGAGGACCCCAGGGCCCGCCTGGAGCGGGGCCGCCCCCAGGACCTCCGCCCAGGGAAAGGGGTCCTGGTCCTGCTCACCGACGGCCTAGACCCCCTCCCCTGGGCCCAGTTCCTCCCCAAGAGGGTGGTCCTGGTGCAGGTCCTCTCCTCCCTGGAGCTGGACCCTCCCCTGGAGGAGGCCCTCCTCAAGGACGTGGAGACCGGGGAGGCCCTTCCGGTGGGGAAGGAGGAGATCCTGGCCTATAAGAAAGCCTTGGCCGAATACCTAAAGGCCCTCCGCCTCTTGGCCCTCCTCCGGGGGCGGTACGCCCTCCTCCGGGTGGGGGAGGCTCCCCTGCCAAGCCTCCTACGCCAGGGCGTTCTGGAACTCCTCTAG
- a CDS encoding flavodoxin family protein: protein MGLRVLGVNASARTDGFTAELLDEVLEAARRKGASSERLDLVRHPFPFCAGNYSLDPASCGPETCVQGPWDGFGKIAERILNADAVVFATPVYWFSVSARMKALLERMTSMENHGLLNLGKPMALLAVAEEEGASGALGQMLLPLSYMGFVLAPLGLVYAHRRGQLSLKGDLEVLEDARVAGENLVLMAERLKGAPFQEPLPSYPLPLSNPRVAAD, encoded by the coding sequence ATGGGCTTACGCGTGCTCGGCGTCAACGCATCGGCACGAACGGATGGATTTACGGCGGAACTTCTGGATGAGGTCCTGGAGGCGGCCAGGCGCAAGGGGGCTAGCAGCGAGCGCCTGGACCTGGTGAGGCACCCCTTCCCCTTTTGCGCGGGGAACTACTCCCTGGACCCCGCCTCCTGCGGCCCCGAGACCTGCGTCCAGGGACCCTGGGACGGGTTCGGCAAGATAGCGGAGCGGATCCTCAATGCCGACGCTGTGGTCTTCGCCACCCCGGTCTACTGGTTCAGCGTCTCCGCCCGGATGAAGGCCCTCCTGGAGCGGATGACCTCCATGGAAAACCACGGCCTCCTCAACCTGGGCAAGCCCATGGCCCTCCTGGCCGTGGCCGAGGAGGAGGGAGCCTCGGGAGCCCTGGGTCAGATGCTCCTGCCCCTTAGCTACATGGGCTTCGTCCTAGCCCCCTTGGGCTTGGTCTACGCCCACCGCAGAGGGCAGCTCAGCCTGAAGGGGGACCTCGAGGTCCTGGAGGACGCCCGCGTCGCCGGGGAGAACCTGGTCCTCATGGCCGAGAGGCTGAAAGGGGCCCCCTTCCAGGAGCCCCTACCCAGCTACCCGCTGCCCCTATCCAACCCTAGGGTGGCGGCCGACTAG
- the tsaB gene encoding tRNA (adenosine(37)-N6)-threonylcarbamoyltransferase complex dimerization subunit type 1 TsaB: MWTLTLDTATPYLALGVFRREEGLGRVVRVERRHEEVLFGLLEEVLREVGVRGEEIGALVLGEGPGSYTGLRIALAAGLGLSLALGAKVYGISSLLAAAWPFLEEGKPLTPLFTARNRLYYGATYLKEGGRPREVAPPRRMRPEELPQEGLLLDAPPDPRALYELLLFAREGAEPLYL, encoded by the coding sequence GTGTGGACCCTCACCCTGGACACGGCCACCCCTTACCTGGCCCTGGGCGTCTTCCGCAGGGAGGAAGGCCTGGGGCGGGTGGTGCGGGTGGAAAGGCGGCACGAGGAGGTGCTCTTTGGCCTCCTGGAGGAGGTCCTGCGGGAGGTGGGGGTAAGGGGGGAGGAGATCGGCGCCCTGGTCCTGGGGGAAGGCCCGGGTTCCTACACCGGCCTCCGCATCGCCCTGGCCGCAGGGCTCGGGCTGAGTCTAGCCCTGGGGGCGAAGGTCTACGGGATAAGCTCCCTCCTGGCGGCGGCCTGGCCCTTTCTGGAGGAGGGAAAGCCCCTCACTCCCCTCTTCACCGCCAGGAACCGCCTCTACTACGGGGCCACTTACCTGAAGGAAGGGGGCCGGCCCCGGGAGGTGGCACCCCCTAGGAGGATGCGCCCCGAGGAGCTTCCCCAAGAGGGGCTTCTCCTGGACGCTCCCCCCGACCCCAGGGCCCTCTATGAGCTCCTCCTCTTCGCCCGAGAAGGGGCGGAACCCCTCTACCTCTAG
- a CDS encoding TatD family hydrolase: protein MTDTHAHLDFLEPEELSEARAHLPELKAVLTLGVDPRRWERTLELAQGNVYAAFGLHPTSAHLLSPEVEEALRHYARGERVRAIGETGLDYYWTPETKGAQLKALDFQAALAEELGLPLVLHVRSRDGRAEEDLAAWLLLHRPRKVVLHAYGGHPALEEAGLEVGAYFSFAGPLTYKKNEALREAARRLPRERLLVETDTPFLPPEPHRGKRNRPLYMRHTLQRLAEVLSLPFPEAEALTDENAKACFAWA, encoded by the coding sequence ATGACCGACACCCACGCCCATCTGGACTTCCTGGAGCCCGAGGAGCTTTCGGAGGCCAGGGCCCACCTCCCCGAGCTCAAAGCGGTCCTCACCCTGGGAGTGGACCCAAGGCGCTGGGAGAGGACCCTGGAGCTAGCCCAGGGTAATGTCTACGCCGCCTTCGGCCTCCACCCCACCTCTGCCCACCTCCTCTCCCCCGAGGTGGAGGAGGCCTTGAGGCACTATGCCCGAGGGGAGAGGGTCCGGGCCATCGGGGAGACGGGGCTGGACTACTACTGGACCCCGGAGACCAAAGGGGCCCAGCTCAAGGCTCTGGACTTCCAGGCGGCGTTGGCCGAAGAGCTCGGGCTTCCCCTTGTCCTCCACGTGCGGAGCCGGGACGGGAGGGCGGAGGAGGATCTGGCCGCCTGGCTCCTCCTCCATAGGCCCAGGAAGGTGGTCCTCCACGCCTACGGGGGCCATCCGGCCCTGGAGGAGGCGGGGCTAGAGGTAGGGGCCTACTTCAGCTTCGCCGGGCCCCTCACCTACAAGAAGAACGAGGCCCTTAGGGAGGCGGCGAGGAGGCTTCCCCGGGAGAGGCTCTTGGTGGAAACCGACACCCCCTTCCTCCCCCCAGAGCCCCATAGGGGTAAGAGGAACCGCCCCCTCTACATGCGCCACACCTTGCAAAGGCTCGCCGAGGTCCTGAGCCTTCCCTTCCCTGAGGCCGAGGCCCTCACCGACGAGAACGCCAAGGCCTGTTTTGCTTGGGCCTAA
- the trmFO gene encoding methylenetetrahydrofolate--tRNA-(uracil(54)-C(5))-methyltransferase (FADH(2)-oxidizing) TrmFO, with amino-acid sequence MERVNVVGGGLAGSEAAWTLLRLGIPVRLYEMRPKRMTPAHATDRLAEIVCSNSLGGEGETQAKGLLQAEMRLLGSLVMEAAEEARVPAGGALAVDRELFSQGITERLLAHPLLEVVREEAGEIPQGITVLATGPLTSESLAEALRGRFGDHFLAYYDAASPIVLYESIDLSKCFRAGRYGQSADYLNCPLTEEEYRRFHEALVSAERHTPHEWENLQFFEACVPVEELGRRGYQTLLYGPMKPVGLVDPRTGKEPFAVVQLRQEDKAGRMWSLVGFQTGLKWPEQRRLIQMIPGLENAEIVRYGVMHRNTYLNAPRLLRETLEFQEAEGLFAAGVLAGVEGYLESAATGFLAGLNAARRALGLEPTAPPEASMLGGLVRFLATANPENFQPMNANWGLVPPLEGRMGKREKRQAMYRRGLEAFAGWLSALRPPLPGVRSLQPVP; translated from the coding sequence ATGGAACGGGTGAACGTGGTGGGAGGGGGCCTCGCTGGGAGCGAGGCCGCCTGGACCCTTTTGCGCCTGGGCATCCCCGTGCGCCTCTACGAGATGCGCCCTAAGCGCATGACCCCGGCCCACGCCACGGACCGCCTCGCCGAGATCGTCTGCTCCAACTCCCTAGGGGGGGAAGGGGAGACCCAGGCCAAGGGCCTCCTCCAGGCGGAGATGCGCCTTTTGGGGAGCCTGGTCATGGAGGCGGCGGAGGAGGCCCGGGTGCCCGCGGGCGGGGCCTTGGCCGTGGACCGGGAGCTCTTTTCCCAGGGCATCACGGAAAGGCTTCTGGCCCATCCCCTCCTCGAGGTGGTGCGGGAGGAGGCGGGGGAGATCCCCCAGGGGATCACCGTCCTGGCCACGGGGCCCCTCACCTCCGAGAGCCTGGCCGAGGCCCTAAGGGGGCGCTTTGGCGACCACTTCCTCGCCTACTACGACGCCGCAAGCCCCATCGTCCTCTACGAGAGCATAGACCTCTCCAAGTGCTTCCGCGCCGGGCGCTACGGCCAGAGCGCCGACTACCTCAACTGCCCCCTGACCGAGGAGGAGTACCGCCGGTTCCACGAGGCCCTGGTTTCGGCGGAGCGGCACACCCCCCACGAGTGGGAGAACCTCCAGTTCTTTGAGGCCTGCGTGCCCGTGGAGGAGCTGGGCAGGAGGGGGTACCAGACCCTCCTCTATGGCCCCATGAAGCCCGTGGGGCTCGTGGACCCTAGGACGGGAAAGGAGCCCTTCGCCGTGGTCCAGCTTCGCCAGGAGGACAAGGCGGGGCGGATGTGGAGCCTGGTGGGCTTCCAGACCGGGCTCAAGTGGCCCGAGCAGAGGCGCCTCATCCAGATGATCCCCGGCCTGGAGAACGCCGAGATCGTCCGCTACGGGGTGATGCACCGGAACACCTACCTGAACGCCCCGAGGCTTCTCCGGGAGACCCTGGAGTTCCAGGAGGCCGAGGGCCTCTTCGCCGCCGGGGTCCTGGCGGGGGTGGAGGGGTATCTGGAAAGCGCCGCCACCGGCTTTTTGGCGGGGTTAAACGCCGCCCGGCGCGCCTTAGGCCTGGAGCCCACTGCTCCCCCTGAGGCGAGCATGCTGGGGGGGCTGGTCCGCTTCCTGGCCACGGCCAACCCGGAGAACTTCCAGCCCATGAACGCCAACTGGGGCCTGGTGCCACCCCTAGAGGGGCGGATGGGCAAGAGGGAGAAGCGCCAGGCCATGTACCGGAGGGGTTTAGAGGCCTTCGCCGGGTGGCTTTCCGCCCTCAGGCCTCCCCTTCCCGGGGTGAGGAGCCTTCAGCCTGTGCCCTGA
- a CDS encoding lipocalin family protein: MKRPFLLVFLLAACAPVLVGVDPRRLPDPEDWDPKPAPLEWWYASGWAYPYAFHFAFFKAYAPPSFRILGLPGSLFGAFHAAHLALTDLRTGERRFLEVSDQDLFARRGQAEPGPRLEVSGWRLFREGAGFRLQAEGVDLLFLPLKPPVVHPPGYSGTEETGRLYYQSYTRALVRGQILREEVEGEAWLDHQWGEQFSGFSATWDWFGLHLSDGSELMAYQVKDREGRVVQVLGSRVDPLGRVEAVELVFIPLEAWESPSGRTYTLAWRLKGPELDLVLRPLFQEGEILSRTTWVAYWEGPVAGEGFYGGYPVRARGMGEFVAGPFRP, encoded by the coding sequence ATGAAGCGCCCCTTCCTCCTGGTTTTCCTCCTCGCCGCTTGTGCCCCGGTCCTCGTAGGCGTGGACCCAAGGCGCCTTCCCGACCCCGAGGACTGGGACCCCAAGCCCGCCCCCCTGGAGTGGTGGTACGCCTCCGGCTGGGCCTACCCCTACGCCTTCCACTTCGCCTTCTTCAAGGCCTACGCCCCGCCCTCCTTCCGCATCCTGGGCCTGCCGGGAAGCCTCTTCGGCGCCTTCCACGCCGCCCACCTGGCCCTCACCGACCTGCGCACGGGGGAGAGGCGCTTCCTGGAGGTTTCCGACCAGGACCTCTTCGCGAGAAGGGGCCAGGCGGAGCCCGGGCCCAGGCTAGAGGTTTCCGGCTGGCGCCTCTTCCGAGAGGGAGCGGGGTTCCGCCTCCAGGCCGAGGGGGTGGACCTCCTCTTCCTCCCCCTGAAGCCCCCCGTGGTCCACCCTCCCGGCTACTCGGGCACGGAGGAGACGGGGCGCCTCTACTACCAGTCCTACACCCGGGCCCTGGTCCGGGGCCAGATCCTTAGGGAGGAGGTGGAGGGGGAGGCCTGGCTAGACCACCAGTGGGGGGAGCAGTTTTCCGGGTTTTCCGCCACTTGGGACTGGTTCGGCCTCCACCTCTCTGATGGGTCTGAGCTCATGGCCTACCAGGTGAAGGACCGGGAGGGGCGGGTGGTCCAGGTCCTGGGGAGCCGGGTGGACCCCTTGGGGCGGGTGGAGGCGGTGGAGCTCGTCTTCATCCCCCTCGAGGCCTGGGAGAGCCCCTCCGGGCGCACCTACACCCTGGCCTGGCGGCTGAAGGGCCCAGAGCTAGACCTCGTCCTCAGGCCCCTCTTCCAGGAGGGGGAGATCCTCTCCCGCACCACCTGGGTGGCCTACTGGGAGGGCCCGGTGGCCGGGGAAGGCTTTTACGGAGGTTACCCCGTACGGGCCCGGGGGATGGGGGAGTTTGTGGCCGGGCCCTTTCGCCCTTAA
- a CDS encoding aldehyde ferredoxin oxidoreductase family protein has product MPKGYHDRVAFVDLSRGEVWYESYGEAFWRKYLGGRALSAYLLLRHVPKGADPLGPENALVFAPGVLTGTPISGSGRNTVAAKSPLTGGYGDAEGGGFFGAELKNAGLDALVVLGRAEGPVYLHVEGGEVAIHPASHLWGKDPLEVEALIKEVHGSQTRIAQIGLAGENGVLLANVIHDLAHFAGRGGLGAVMGAKGLKAVSARAKKETLPPYHDPALLKELARRMAKERMERAAGLVTMGTVGTVRPFNLRGILPSHNFLDGFLEGAEALDGTSLDALGIRIGRDTCYACALRCKQVVKIEGTGRYDVRPEYGGPEYEGLGALGSTCGVTDPYAVTKANTLCNQYGLDVIGVGVTIACAMEAVEKGFLDDEGLGLRFGNGDALLAAIERLARKEGRLGALMALGARRLAEAIGHPELAMHVKGQEVPMHDPRYKRALGVGYAVSPTGADHNHNLHDTAYAKEGKALSELRFYGEAFTPLPVEDLSEAKVRMLWTKTQERGFVNSLVLCDFVPWTPEEWREALYAATGFRFTPEEMLAVGERTLQLTRLFNLREGISPEEDRLPERFFQSFRRGNPEARLDKEAFGEALKAYRRLAGWEEGVDPKRLRTLGLEEFQNALA; this is encoded by the coding sequence ATGCCCAAGGGATACCACGACCGGGTGGCCTTCGTGGACCTTTCCCGGGGAGAGGTCTGGTACGAGAGCTACGGGGAGGCTTTCTGGCGGAAGTACCTGGGGGGACGGGCCCTTTCCGCCTACCTCCTCCTGAGGCACGTGCCCAAGGGGGCGGACCCCTTGGGCCCCGAGAACGCCCTGGTCTTCGCCCCCGGGGTCCTCACCGGGACCCCCATCTCCGGCTCGGGGCGCAACACCGTGGCCGCCAAGAGCCCCCTCACCGGGGGGTACGGGGACGCGGAGGGTGGGGGCTTCTTCGGGGCCGAGCTGAAGAACGCTGGCCTCGATGCCCTGGTGGTCCTGGGGAGGGCGGAGGGCCCCGTCTACCTCCACGTGGAGGGGGGGGAGGTGGCCATCCACCCCGCCTCCCACCTCTGGGGGAAGGACCCCCTCGAGGTGGAGGCCCTCATCAAGGAGGTCCACGGGTCCCAAACCCGCATCGCCCAGATCGGCCTGGCCGGGGAGAACGGGGTCCTCCTGGCCAACGTGATCCACGACCTGGCCCACTTCGCCGGGCGGGGGGGCCTGGGGGCGGTCATGGGGGCCAAGGGGCTCAAGGCGGTCTCCGCCCGGGCCAAGAAGGAGACCCTTCCCCCCTACCACGATCCGGCCCTCCTCAAGGAGCTCGCCCGGCGCATGGCCAAGGAGCGCATGGAGCGGGCGGCGGGCCTAGTGACCATGGGCACCGTGGGCACGGTGCGGCCCTTCAACCTCCGGGGGATCCTCCCCAGCCACAACTTCCTGGATGGCTTCCTCGAGGGGGCAGAGGCCCTGGATGGCACCAGCCTGGACGCCCTCGGCATCCGCATCGGCCGGGACACCTGCTACGCCTGCGCCCTCCGCTGCAAGCAGGTGGTCAAGATCGAGGGCACGGGCCGGTACGACGTCCGCCCCGAGTACGGGGGGCCGGAGTACGAGGGCCTGGGGGCCTTGGGCTCCACGTGCGGGGTCACCGACCCCTACGCTGTCACCAAGGCCAACACCCTCTGCAACCAGTACGGCCTGGACGTGATCGGGGTGGGGGTGACCATCGCCTGCGCCATGGAAGCGGTGGAAAAGGGCTTTTTGGACGATGAGGGCCTAGGCCTCCGCTTCGGGAACGGCGACGCCCTTCTCGCCGCCATCGAGCGCCTGGCCCGGAAGGAGGGGCGGCTTGGGGCCCTCATGGCCCTCGGGGCCAGGCGCCTGGCGGAGGCCATCGGCCACCCGGAGCTCGCCATGCACGTGAAGGGGCAGGAGGTGCCCATGCACGACCCCCGGTACAAGCGGGCCTTGGGCGTGGGCTATGCGGTGAGCCCCACGGGGGCGGACCACAACCACAACCTCCACGACACCGCCTACGCCAAGGAGGGAAAGGCCCTCTCGGAGCTTCGCTTCTACGGGGAGGCCTTTACCCCCCTACCCGTGGAGGACCTTTCCGAGGCCAAGGTGCGCATGCTCTGGACCAAGACCCAGGAACGGGGCTTTGTGAACAGCCTGGTCCTCTGCGACTTCGTCCCCTGGACCCCGGAGGAGTGGCGGGAAGCCCTTTACGCCGCCACGGGCTTTCGCTTTACTCCCGAGGAGATGCTTGCGGTGGGGGAGAGGACCCTCCAGCTCACCCGGCTTTTCAACCTGCGGGAGGGGATTTCTCCCGAGGAGGACCGCCTGCCGGAACGCTTCTTCCAGTCCTTCCGCCGGGGGAACCCCGAGGCCCGCTTGGACAAGGAGGCCTTCGGGGAGGCCCTGAAGGCCTACCGCCGCCTGGCGGGCTGGGAGGAGGGCGTGGACCCAAAGCGGCTTAGGACCCTTGGGCTAGAGGAGTTCCAGAACGCCCTGGCGTAG
- the hisF gene encoding imidazole glycerol phosphate synthase subunit HisF — MSLAKRIIPCLDVHRGRVVKGVNFVNLKDAGDPVEAARAYDEAGADELVFLDISATHEERAILLEVVAQVAERVFIPLTVGGGVRSLEDARRLLLAGADKVSVNSAAVRRPGLIGELADHFGAQAVVLAIDARWRGEFPEVYVAGGRIPTGLHAVEWAVRGAELGAGEILLTSMDRDGTKEGYDLRLTELVAQAVNVPVIASGGAGRMEHFLQAFQAGAEAALAASVFHFGEIPIPELKAFLAEKGLHVRLD; from the coding sequence ATGAGCCTGGCCAAGCGCATCATCCCCTGCCTGGACGTCCACAGAGGCCGCGTGGTCAAGGGGGTGAACTTCGTGAACCTCAAGGACGCGGGGGACCCCGTGGAGGCCGCCCGGGCCTACGACGAGGCGGGGGCGGACGAGCTCGTCTTCCTGGACATCTCCGCCACCCACGAGGAGAGGGCCATCCTCCTAGAGGTGGTGGCCCAGGTGGCGGAAAGGGTCTTCATCCCCCTCACCGTGGGCGGGGGGGTGCGCTCCCTGGAGGACGCCAGGCGGCTCCTCCTGGCTGGGGCGGACAAGGTGAGCGTGAACTCGGCGGCGGTGCGGCGCCCCGGGCTCATCGGGGAGCTCGCCGACCACTTCGGCGCCCAGGCCGTGGTCCTGGCCATAGACGCCAGGTGGCGGGGGGAGTTCCCCGAGGTCTATGTGGCGGGGGGGCGGATCCCCACGGGCCTCCACGCCGTGGAGTGGGCGGTGAGGGGGGCGGAGCTGGGGGCCGGGGAGATCCTCCTCACCAGCATGGACCGGGACGGGACCAAGGAAGGCTACGACCTCCGGCTCACAGAGCTGGTGGCCCAGGCGGTGAACGTCCCCGTGATCGCCAGCGGGGGGGCGGGGAGGATGGAGCACTTCCTCCAGGCCTTCCAGGCGGGGGCCGAGGCCGCCTTGGCCGCCAGCGTCTTCCACTTCGGGGAGATCCCCATCCCAGAACTCAAGGCCTTCCTGGCGGAAAAGGGCCTCCACGTGCGGCTAGACTAG
- a CDS encoding glycyl radical enzyme family protein yields the protein MPRRPHLEAEAERLALDFLGGELRASVFPGRYGLGDQEGIPEATPEEALTLTPSDAHPELSDSLQAKTGPARSRVRRANISLGATEAFLGAALADKPRGLRFPTPKEEIRAEEAWEAPVAAAWEGAEPGLPFWDPIRTWTKARYGGMEVVGVSVCGEVPMEAYRACNHADQSTSSTATPPRETPKEVGERFFLTAFREGSRVEVTEPLLPLGACTFCQTA from the coding sequence GTGCCCAGGCGCCCCCACCTCGAGGCCGAGGCGGAGAGGCTAGCCCTAGACTTCCTGGGGGGCGAGCTTCGGGCCTCGGTCTTCCCAGGGCGCTACGGCCTTGGGGACCAGGAAGGAATCCCGGAGGCCACCCCGGAGGAGGCCCTGACGCTCACCCCCTCCGACGCCCACCCCGAGCTTTCGGACTCCCTCCAGGCCAAGACCGGCCCCGCCCGGAGCAGGGTCCGCCGCGCCAACATCTCCTTGGGGGCCACGGAGGCTTTCCTAGGGGCCGCCCTGGCGGACAAGCCCCGGGGGCTCCGCTTCCCCACCCCCAAGGAGGAGATCCGGGCCGAGGAGGCCTGGGAGGCCCCGGTGGCGGCCGCCTGGGAGGGCGCCGAGCCCGGCCTCCCCTTCTGGGACCCCATCCGCACCTGGACCAAGGCCCGGTACGGGGGGATGGAGGTGGTGGGGGTGAGTGTCTGCGGGGAGGTGCCCATGGAGGCCTATAGGGCCTGCAACCATGCGGACCAGAGCACCTCCTCCACGGCGACCCCCCCCCGGGAAACCCCCAAGGAGGTGGGGGAAAGGTTCTTCCTCACCGCCTTCCGGGAGGGAAGCCGGGTGGAGGTCACGGAGCCCCTGCTCCCCTTGGGGGCCTGCACCTTCTGCCAAACCGCCTGA
- the hisIE gene encoding bifunctional phosphoribosyl-AMP cyclohydrolase/phosphoribosyl-ATP diphosphatase HisIE, which translates to MDLSAVRFDERGLVPVVVQDARTGEVLTLAYANREALEETLRTGRSVFYSRSRQALWRKGETSGHTQEVVEVLLDCDGDAVVYRVLPQGPACHTGERTCFHRPLLSGRKDLGFVLGQVYATIQERLRTLPQGSYVARMHQMGLDRILKKIGEEAGEVILAAKNQDPREVRHEAADLLFHLLLVLGEMGLTLEDLAETLWERHRPKEG; encoded by the coding sequence ATGGACCTTTCGGCGGTGCGCTTTGACGAAAGGGGCCTGGTGCCGGTGGTGGTCCAGGACGCCCGCACGGGGGAGGTCCTGACCCTGGCCTACGCCAACCGGGAGGCCCTGGAGGAAACCCTGAGGACGGGGCGGAGCGTCTTCTATAGCCGAAGCCGCCAAGCCCTCTGGCGCAAGGGGGAGACCTCGGGGCACACCCAGGAGGTGGTGGAGGTCCTCCTGGACTGCGACGGGGACGCCGTGGTCTACCGGGTCCTCCCCCAGGGCCCCGCCTGCCACACGGGGGAGAGGACCTGCTTCCACCGCCCCCTTCTTTCCGGCAGAAAGGACCTGGGCTTTGTCCTGGGCCAGGTCTACGCCACCATCCAGGAGAGGCTTAGGACGCTTCCCCAGGGGAGCTACGTAGCCCGGATGCACCAGATGGGCCTGGACCGCATCCTGAAGAAGATCGGGGAGGAGGCGGGGGAGGTGATCCTCGCCGCCAAGAACCAAGACCCCAGGGAGGTCCGCCACGAGGCCGCAGACCTCCTCTTCCACCTCCTTTTGGTCCTGGGGGAGATGGGCCTCACCCTCGAGGACCTGGCGGAAACCCTCTGGGAGCGGCACCGGCCCAAGGAGGGCTAG
- a CDS encoding Uma2 family endonuclease — MAVRHRFRVEEVLALASLHPEARLELLDGEVYEMAPPSSQHAGLLDWLLHALAPKVQGLAQIRVQSPLYLSAHSLPLPDLLLLKPREDFYTQDHPRPKDVLLLVEVSLSTEAWDREKKLPLYAEAGVPEVWLLTREALQVFRRPEGGAYGESFSVLRGGRVTPLLLPQAELLYHPPL; from the coding sequence ATGGCGGTGCGGCACCGGTTCCGGGTGGAGGAGGTCCTGGCCCTGGCCAGCCTCCACCCCGAGGCCCGCCTGGAGCTTCTGGACGGCGAGGTCTACGAGATGGCTCCCCCTTCCAGCCAGCACGCCGGCCTCCTGGACTGGCTCCTCCACGCCCTGGCTCCCAAGGTCCAGGGCCTGGCCCAGATCCGGGTGCAAAGCCCCCTCTACCTCTCCGCCCACAGCCTGCCCCTCCCCGACCTCCTCCTCCTAAAGCCCCGGGAGGACTTCTACACCCAGGACCACCCCCGCCCCAAGGACGTTCTCCTCCTGGTGGAGGTGAGCCTCTCCACGGAGGCCTGGGACCGGGAAAAGAAGCTTCCCCTCTACGCCGAGGCCGGGGTTCCCGAGGTCTGGCTCCTCACCCGGGAGGCCCTTCAGGTCTTTAGGAGGCCGGAAGGGGGGGCTTACGGGGAGAGCTTTTCCGTGCTCAGGGGGGGAAGGGTAACCCCCCTCCTCCTCCCCCAGGCCGAGCTCCTTTACCATCCCCCCTTATGA
- the glpX gene encoding class II fructose-bisphosphatase: MEIERRLVLEVVRVTEQAALAASRLAGKGDKEAVDEAGTQAMRRVLNELPIRGTVVIGEGEMDEAPMLYIGEVLGEGGLEVDIAVDPVEGTTTAAKGLPNAVTVIAISERGGLFHAPDMYMEKLIVPPPAAGLVDLTWPVSANLKALALALQRAVEDLVIVVLDRPRHERLIREIREAGARVKLISDGDVIAALAAAIRGTGVHAVMGIGGAPEGVLAAAALKCLGGEIQARFTPQNEEERERLRAMGGEEGRIYRTEDLAPGREIVFATTGITDGDILQGVRFFGGGARTHSIVMGYATRTVRFIDSIHLFETGARVTIRV, translated from the coding sequence ATGGAAATTGAGCGCCGCTTGGTCCTGGAGGTGGTGCGGGTCACGGAGCAGGCCGCCCTGGCGGCGAGCCGCCTAGCGGGCAAGGGGGACAAGGAGGCCGTGGACGAGGCGGGCACCCAGGCCATGCGCCGGGTGCTCAACGAGCTTCCCATAAGGGGCACGGTGGTCATCGGCGAAGGGGAGATGGACGAGGCCCCCATGCTCTACATCGGGGAGGTCCTGGGGGAGGGGGGCCTCGAGGTGGACATCGCCGTGGACCCGGTGGAGGGGACCACCACCGCCGCCAAGGGCCTGCCCAACGCCGTCACCGTGATCGCCATCAGCGAGAGGGGCGGGCTCTTCCACGCCCCGGACATGTACATGGAGAAGCTCATCGTTCCCCCGCCCGCCGCCGGGCTCGTGGACCTCACCTGGCCCGTCTCCGCTAACCTCAAGGCCCTGGCCCTGGCCCTGCAGCGGGCGGTGGAGGACCTGGTCATCGTGGTCCTGGACCGCCCCCGGCACGAGCGGCTCATCCGGGAGATCCGGGAGGCGGGGGCCCGGGTCAAGCTCATCTCCGACGGGGACGTGATCGCCGCCCTGGCCGCGGCCATCCGGGGCACGGGGGTACACGCGGTCATGGGCATCGGCGGGGCCCCGGAAGGGGTCCTGGCGGCGGCGGCCCTCAAGTGCCTGGGCGGGGAGATCCAGGCCCGCTTCACCCCGCAGAACGAGGAGGAGCGGGAGCGCCTCAGGGCCATGGGGGGGGAGGAGGGGCGCATCTACCGCACGGAGGACCTGGCCCCAGGGAGGGAGATCGTCTTCGCTACCACCGGCATCACCGACGGGGACATCCTCCAAGGGGTGCGCTTTTTCGGCGGGGGTGCCCGGACCCACTCCATCGTCATGGGGTATGCCACCCGCACCGTGCGCTTTATAGACTCCATTCACCTGTTTGAAACGGGCGCCCGGGTCACCATCCGGGTATAG